The Manihot esculenta cultivar AM560-2 chromosome 1, M.esculenta_v8, whole genome shotgun sequence genome has a window encoding:
- the LOC110615471 gene encoding mediator of RNA polymerase II transcription subunit 12 isoform X2 — protein MQRYHAPSCTGAVNNPIGVASVRDTGRADSSSLPAINSRRPPSLSAYKLKCDKEPLNSRLGPPDFHPQIPNCPEETLIREYVQSGYRETVEGLEEAREVSLTHVQAFSKPVVFKCREAIRKCLRAINESRAQKRKAGQVYGVPLSGSLLTKPGVYPEQRPCSEDFKKKWIEGLSQPHKRLQCLADHVPHGYRRKSLFEVLIRNNVPLPRATWFIKVTYLNQVRPSSAGISPGTPDKTQLSRTELWTKDVIEYLQMLLDEFFSRSNSQSASHSRDRSPQMLYAGSVQHRSDPEPVFIDGEEPSLYFRWWYVVRLLHWHHAEGLLLPSVIIDWVLSQLQKKDVLEILQLLLSIIYGVLDTIVLSQTYVRALVGIAIRYIREPSPGGSDLVDNSRRAYTMSALIELLRYLILAVPDTFVALDCFPFPPSVLSYGVNDGAFVSKVSEEARKTKDHSAGVVGMFRNKGLDAQYQSLSFDQVVSSIQKQADNLAKASCPGYLVHSVATAVQPLDKVLLQGDIREAYSFLFENFCDGAVDECWIEEVSPCLRSSLKWIGTVSLSFVCSVFFLCEWATCDYRDFRAAPPLDLKFTGKKDFSQVHIASWLLKLQMRDLQSKPRRKNERSIGINSLAEGLSHHNYVGRVRVGNGYENKGNSKNVTGKNGNSSDIFESPGPLHDIIVCWIDQHEVQKGEGLKRLQLLIVELIRSGIFCPHSYVRQLIISGIMDPREPLGDHNRRKRHSQILKQLPGLFVHDVLEEARIVEGSELLEVMHVYSNERRLLLRGFLCEQYQNSSKSNISMQKQKYHLTCLKDGGSAASFDQWKIIQSCSNTLTSKKVKSNADIEELKTSILLLFQIPNLSTTSDVELDESQGSVKRAAESNSSGVDSVEATPGSEDCRRAKRQKLNEKKSSCFQGHSPISDDEDTWWMGKGHKSLDLSKVDIPQKSSKQVSKGRQKVVRKSLAQLTAARIEGSQGASASHVCDNRVGCPDQKNGTEGETLKSVDGIRTLQGGDIASIAKALKQMRYLEKRSITVWLVTTVKQLVEETERNVAKANQFTRPFVSADNRSSIRWKLGEDQLSAVLYLMDVCNDLVSASKLLLWLLPKVISNASPTINSGRNVMLLQRNVENHACEVGEAFLLSCLRRYETILVATDLIPEVLTAAMQCVAVLLASGGRVSGSAILTYSRYLLKKYANMPSVFEWDKNFKATCDKRLLSELEPSRSLDGQFGFPLGVPAGVEDLDNFLRQKISGNRITRAGISMKDIVQRHIDDAFHYYFGKERKFFNAGTQKGPGYEKSDGGYQIAQHVIVGLLDCFRQTGGAAQEGDPSLVSSAVSAIVNNIGPTMAKMPDFIVPSNHSNSSSAMASLTIAKRILRIHISCLCLLKEALGERQSRVFEIALAAEAFSALATAFSPGKSSRSQFQLSPEDSNVKNDMSNNSVRSARVTKIAAAISALVVGAVIHGVASLERMVNVFRLKEGLDVIQFIRTIKSNPNGNTCPIPAFKVDDSIEVYVHWFRLLVGNCRTLFDGLIVELLGEPSVVALSRMQRMLPLNLVFPPAYSIFAFVIWRQIILSKDLANREDIIQLYRSLTMAIGDAIKHHPFRDVCLRDSRGFYDIVATDASDAEFAAMLSGLDLQSKSAAFVPLRGRLFLNAIIDCKMPVSMSTQDDSNRASGPGGSKGQHTENKTKLLDKIVNVLDTLQPAKFHWQWVELRLLLNEQALVEKLEAQDISLADAIRASSPGPEKAAASENENNFIVIILTRLLVRPDAAPLFSELVHVFGRSLEDSMLLQAKWFLGGQDVLLGRKTIRQRLISIAESKSLSTKAQFSKPWGWCRSDFDPLTNRGDKKFEVTSLEEGEVVEDGSDTKKSGKGSTQMLNSDGFSVSQQSKTERAFIELVLPCIDQGSDESRNAFASDLIKQLNNIEQQINTAARSASKQAGSVSSGLEGPASKSSNRKVIRGGSAGMNRRTAGAADSALPPPAALRASMSLRLQLLLRLLPIICTDGEPSGRNMRHMLASVILRLLGNRVVHEDADLSFSPLQSSQSKMEFESPLETPSADLCGESLFDRLLLVLHGLLSNKQPIWLKSRSSSKLMNDFSGDSPGLDREVLESLQNDLDRMQLPSSIRWRIQSAMPVLLPSKNPLPLARTAMNVPGKSRPLPLQQENDMEIDPWTLLEDGTGSGPSLSNTAVIGSGDHPHLRATSWLKGAVRARRTDLTYIGAVDDDS, from the exons atgcaaaggtatCATGCTCCCAGCTGCACTGGTGCAGTTAATAATCCAATTGGTGTGGCATCTGTCAGGGATACTGGCAGGGCTGATTCGTCCTCATTGCCAGCTATTAATTCAAG GCGGCCACCATCACTGTCTGCATACAAGTTGAAGTGTGATAAAGAGCCTTTGAATTCCCG ACTTGGCCCCCCTGACTTTCATCCCCAGATTCCAAATTGCCCTGAGGAAACTCTTATCAGAGAATATGTGCAGTCTGGATACAGGGAGACAGTTGAAGGACTTGAG GAAGCTAGAGAGGTCTCATTGACTCATGTTCAAGCCTTTAGTAAGCCTGTGGTCTTTAAATGCAGAGAg GCAATTAGAAAATGTCTGCGGGCCATTAATGAGTCTCGTGCACAGAAGCGGAAG GCTGGTCAAGTTTATGGTGTGCCCCTTTCTGGGTCATTATTAACTAAGCCAGGTGTCTATCCTGAGCAAAGGCCATGCAGTGAAGACTTCAAGAAAAAATGGATTGAG GGATTATCACAACCACATAAGCGGCTGCAATGTTTGGCCGACCATGTGCCTCACGGATACAGGaggaaatccctttttgaagtTCTTATCAGGAATAATGTTCCATTACCAAGAGCAACATGGTTTATCAAAGTAACTTACCTCAATCAG GTCCGCCCTAGTTCTGCCGGTATCTCACCTGGCACCCCTGATAAAACTCAGTTGTCACGGACAGAGCTTTGGACAAAAGATGTCATTGAGTACTTGCAGATGCTATTGGATGAATTCTTCTCGAGAAGTAATTCCCAGTCTGCTTCACACAGTAGAGATAGATCTCCTCAAATGTTATATGCTGGGTCAGTACAGCACAGGAGTGATCCAGAACCAGTATTTATTGATGGTGAGGAGCCTTCCCTATATTTTAGGTGGTGGTATGTAGTACGGCTCTTGCATTGGCACCACGCTGAAgggcttcttcttccttctgtaATTATTGACTGGGTTCTTAGTCAACTGCAG AAAAAGGATGTACTCGAGATTTTGCAGTTGCTGTTATCAATCATCTATGGTGTTCTAGATACCATTGTTTTATCTCAAACTTATGTACGTGCTCTTGTAGGAATAGCAATTCGTTACATTCGTGAACCTTCTCCAGGTGGATCAGATTTGGTAGATAATTCTCGAAGGGCTTATACAATGTCTGCTTTAATTGAGTTGCTTCGGTATTTGATTTTGGCTGTACCAGATACATTTGTTGCTTTGGATTGCTTCCCTTTTCCGCCAAGCGTATTGTCTTATGGAGTAAATGATGGGGCTTTTGTGTCAAAGGTGTCTGAGGAGGCAAGAAAGACCAAAGATCATTCAGCCGGAGTTGTTGGCATGTTCAGAAATAAAGGTCTTGATGCTCAATATCAGTCCTTATCCTTTGATCAGGTTGTTTCTTCCATCCAGAAACAGGCAGATAACCTTGCGAAGGCTTCTTGCCCTGGCTATCTGGTTCATAGTGTAGCCACAGCTGTACAACCGTTGGATAAAGTGCTTTTGCAGGGAGACATTAGAGAGGCTTATAGTTTTCTGTTTGAAAATTTTTGTGATGGAGCTGTTGATGAATGTTGGATTGAAGAAGTCAGTCCTTGCCTAAGATCATCACTGAAATGGATTGGAACTGTGAGCTTGTCATTTGTTTGTTCTGTATTTTTCCTATGTGAGTGGGCAACATGTGACTATAGGGATTTTCGGGCTGCTCCACCTCTTGATCTGAAGTTCACTGGCAAAAAGGATTTTTCTCAGGTTCATATTGCAAGTTGGCTTCTTAAGTTACAGATGAGAGATTTGCAAAGTAAGCCTCGACGGAAGAATGAGAGATCCATCGGAATCAACAGTCTTGCCGAAGGTCTCAGTCACCATAATTATGTTGGCAGGGTTCGCGTGGGAAATGGGTATGAAAATAAGGGAAACTCAAAAAATGTGACTGGAAAAAATGGTAATTCATCAGATATATTTGAGAGCCCAGGTCCGTTACATGATATTATAGTTTGTTGGATTGATCAACATGAAGTTCAAAAAGGAGAAGGCTTGAAGCGTCTTCAGCTGCTCATAGTGGAACTCATACGATCTGGGATTTTCTGCCCCCATTCATATGTAAGGCAGCTGATAATTAGTGGAATTATGGATCCAAGAGAGCCTCTAGGTGACCATAACCGACGGAAGAGACATTCTCAAATATTGAAACAACTTCCTGGACTCTTTGTCCATGATGTTCTGGAAGAGGCAAGGATTGTAGAAGGATCAGAACTTTTGGAAGTCATGCACGTTTACTCAAATGAACGCCGTCTCCTACTGCGTGGGTTCCTTTGTGAGCAATACCAAAATTCATCCAAATCGAATATATCAATGCAGAAGCAAAAGTATCACCTAACATGCTTAAAGGATGGTGGTTCTGCTGCTTCTTTTGATCAGTGGAAAATTATACAGTCCTGCTCAAATACTTTGACTTCTAAGAAAGTCAAGTCCAATGCTGACATTGAGGAACTGAAGACTTCCATTTTATTGCTGTTTCAGATTCCTAACTTGTCCACAACTTCAGATGTTGAACTGGATGAATCTCAAGGGAGTGTTAAGAGGGCTGCTGAGTCAAATTCCAGTGGAGTGGATTCAGTTGAAGCTACACCAGGGTCTGAGGATTGTAGGAGGGCAAAGAGACAAAAGTTAAATGAGAAGAAGAGCTCTTGTTTTCAGGGTCATTCTCCAATATCGGATGATGAAGATACATGGTGGATGGGGAAGGGGCACAAATCCTTAGACTTGTCCAAAGTTGATATACCACAGAAGTCATCCAAACAGGTCTCTAAGGGTAGGCAAAAGGTTGTGCGTAAAAGTCTAGCTCAATTAACAGCTGCTAGGATTGAGGGTAGCCAGGGAGCTTCTGCAAGTCATGTTTGTGATAATAGGGTTGGCTGTCCTGATCAGAAAAATGGAACGGAAGGAGAAACTCTCAAGTCAGTGGATGGAATCAGAACATTGCAGGGTGGAGATATTGCTTCAATTGCAAAAGCTTTAAAGCAAATGCGTTATCTAGAGAAGAGGTCTATTACTGTTTGGTTGGTAACTACTGTTAAACAGCTTGTTGAGGAGACTGAAAGGAATGTTGCCAAGGCCAACCAGTTCACTAGGCCTTTTGTTTCTGCTGATAATAGAAGCTCCATTCGATGGAAGCTTGGTGAGGATCAGCTTTCTGCTGTATTGTATTTGATGGATGTTTGTAATGATTTAGTTTCTGCATCCAAGTTACTGCTCTGGTTGTTGCCAAAGGTAATCAGCAATGCCAGTCCTACAATTAACAGTGGGAGGAATGTGATGCTGCTGCAAAGAAATGTGGAGAACCATGCATGTGAAGTGGGAGAGGCATTTTTGTTATCATGCCTCCGAAG GTACGAGACCATACTTGTTGCCACAGATCTGATTCCTGAAGTCTTGACAGCTGCAATGCAATGTGTTGCCGTATTACTGGCTTCTGGTGGCAGGGTTTCAGGTTCTGCAATCTTAACTTATTCTCGGTATTTGTTGAAGAAATATGCCAACATGCCAAGTGTCTTTGAATGGGACAAGAATTTTAAAGCAACTTGTGATAAGAGACTTCTTTCTGAACTTGAACCTAGTCGATCATTGGATGGACAGTTTGGATTTCCACTTGGAGTTCCTGCAGGAGTTGAAGATCTTGATAATTTTCTCCGTCAAAAGATAAGTGGCAATCGGATAACTAGAGCTGGTATCAGCATGAAAGATATAGTTCAAAGGCACATTGATGATGCTTTTCACTATTACTTTGGTAAAGAGAGAAAGTTCTTTAATGCTGGTACACAAAAAGGTCCTGGATATGAAAAATCTGATGGTGGTTACCAGATCGCTCAACATGTAATTGTGGGATTACTGGATTGCTTTAGGCAGACTGGTGGTGCTGCTCAAGAAGGGGACCCTTCTTTGGTCTCTTCTGCTGTATCTGCTATAGTCAATAATATTGGACCAACTATGGCAAAAATGCCTGATTTTATAGTGCCATCTAACCATTCAAATTCTTCATCCGCTATGGCTTCATTAACTATTGCTAAACGTATTTTGCGGATCCATATAAGCTGCCTTTGTCTGCTTAAGGAAGCCCTTGGAGAGCGCCAGAGCCGGGTTTTTGAGATAGCACTAGCAGCAGAAGCTTTTTCTGCTCTTGCTACAGCTTTTTCTCCAGGAAAGTCTTCTCGAAGTCAGTTTCAACTGTCTCCTGAAGATTCTAATGTGAAAAATGATATGTCAAACAATTCTGTGAGATCTGCAAGGGTAACAAAAATTGCTGCGGCAATCTCTGCTCTTGTTGTTGGGGCTGTCATTCATGGTGTTGCGAGCTTGGAGAGAATGGTAAATGTCTTTAGATTAAAGGAAGGATTAGATGTAATTCAGTTTATAAGGACTATAAAATCCAATCCAAATGGAAACACCTGTCCAATTCCAGCTTTCAAGGTGGACGACTCCATTGAAGTTTATGTGCATTGGTTTAGGCTGCTTGTTGGGAACTGCAGAACTTTATTTGATGGTTTAATTGTGGAACTCCTTGGTGAACCATCTGTAGTTGCTCTTTCAAGGATGCAGCGAATGCTCCCTCTTAATTTGGTGTTTCCACCTGCCTATTCTATATTTGCCTTTGTTATATGGAGACAAATTATTCTTAGCAAAGATCTTGCAAACCGTGAAGACATAATTCAACTGTATCGATCTTTGACAATGGCCATAGGTGATGCTATTAAGCACCATCCATTTCGGGATGTATGTTTGAGAGACAGTCGAGGTTTTTATGATATTGTAGCTACAGATGCCAGTGATGCTGAGTTTGCTGCCATGTTAAGTGGTTTGGACTTGCAGTCTAAATCTGCAGCATTTGTCCCCCTTCGTGGAAGGCTATTTTTAAATGCCATTATTGATTGTAAAATGCCAGTGTCTATGTCCACTCAGGATGATAGCAATCGAGCTTCTGGACCTGGTGGATCTAAAGGACAACATACAGAGAACAAAACAAAGCTTCTGGATAAGATTGTGAATGTATTGGACACTCTGCAGCCTGCAAAATTCCATTGGCAGTGGGTTGAACTCAGGTTGCTTTTGAATGAACAAGCCCTTGTTGAAAAGCTCGAGGCTCAAGATATATCTCTTGCAGATGCTATCCGTGCATCTTCACCTGGTCCTGAAAAAGCTGCTGCTTCTGAAAATGAGAACAATTTCATTGTGATCATACTCACAAGATTATTGGTCAGACCTGATGCTGCTCCCCTTTTCTCAGAGCTGGTTCATGTTTTTGGGAGGTCACTAGAAGATTCAATGTTATTGCAGGCTAAATGGTTCTTAGGAGGCCAAGATGTTCTTTTGGGACGAAAAACCATTAGACAACGTCTTATTAGTATTGCAGAGAGTAAAAGTCTTTCAACTAAAGCTCAGTTCTCGAAGCCGTGGGGTTGGTGTAGGTCGGATTTTGATCCTCTAACAAACAGAGGAGACAAGAAGTTTGAGGTCACCTCCCTTGAAGAAGGAGAGGTTGTTGAAGATGGCTCAGACACAAAAAAATCTGGAAAAGGGTCAACTCAAATGCTTAATTCTGATGGCTTCAGCGTGAGCCAGCAGTCCAAAACTGAAAGGGCTTTCATTGAACTGGTCCTTCCCTGCATAGATCAAGGTTCTGATGAGTCACGCAATGCATTTGCAAGTGATTTGATCAAGCAATTGAATAATATTGAGCAACAGATAAATACAGCCGCTCGCAGTGCAAGCAAGCAGGCAGGATCAGTTTCTTCTGGACTGGAAGGTCCTGCAAGTAAGAGTAGCAATCGCAAAGTTATAAGAGGTGGTAGTGCAGGAATGAATAGACGGACTGCAGGAGCTGCTGATTCTGCTTTGCCACCCCCTGCAGCCTTGAGAGCTTCCATGTCACTGCGGTTGCAGTTATTGCTGAGATTGCTTCCTATCATATGCACAGATGG GGAGCCTTCAGGACGGAACATGAGGCACATGCTTGCATCTGTCATACTTCGCCTCCTTGGTAATCGTGTTGTGCATGAGGATGCAGACCTCTCATTCTCTCCACTGCAAAGTTCTCAATCTAAGATGGAGTTTGAGTCTCCATTAGAAACTCCGTCTGCAGATTTATGTGGTGAAAGTCTGTTTGATCGGCTGTTGTTGGTCCTTCATGGATTGTTAAGCAACAAGCAGCCTATTTGGCTGAAGTCAAGGTCTTCCTCCAAGTTAATGAATGATTTTTCTGGGGACTCTCCTGGACTTGATCGTGAGGTGTTGGAGAGTTTACAG